The genomic window GTCTTCAACGACGGGCCGCATTTGAGACCGATCGGGTTCTTGATGCCGCGGCAATACTCGACATGCGCATGATCGGGCTGCCGTGTGCGGTCGCCGATCCAGACCATGTGGCCGGAGGTCGCGTACCAGTCGCCAGTCGTGGAATCGATGCGCGTCATCGCCTGCTCGAAGCCGAGCAGCAGCGCCTCATGGCTCGTATAGAGATCGGTCGTGCGCAGTTCCGGATGACTTTCCAGATCAAGCCCGCAGGCGCGCATGAAATCGAGCGCCTCGGAAATGCGGTCGGCCAGTTCCTGGTAGCGGCGCGCCTGCGGCGAATCCTTCACGAAGCCGAGCATCCATTGATGGACGCTAGCGAGATTGGCGTAACCGCCATGCGCGAAGGCGCGCAGGAGATTCAGCGTCGCCGCCGATTGGCGGTACGCCTCGATCTGCCGCCGCGGATCGGGTACTCGCGCTTCCGGCGTGAAGTCGATGCCGTTGATGATGTCGCCGCGATAGCTCGGCAGCTCAACGCCATTCTTTTTTTCGGTCGGGGAAGACCGCGGCTTGGCGAATTGCCCGGCGATGCGGCCGACCTTCACCACCGGCGAGCCGCCGGCAAAGGTCAGGACAACGGCCATCTGCAGGAAAACACGGAAGAAATCGCGGATATTGTTGGGGCCGTGCTCGGCGAAGCTTTCCGCGCAGTCCCCACCCTGCAAGAGAAAAGATTCGCCTAGAGCCACACGGGCCAATGCTTTTTTCAGGCTGCGCGCCTCGCCTGCAAAAACCAGCGGCGGAAAGCTCGCGAGCTGCTGCTCGACCGCCTGCAAGGTGGCCTGATCCGGATAGTCCGGAACCTGCACAATAGGCTTTCTGCGCCAGCTATCTGGCGTCCAACGCTCAGGCACGACTTTAACTCCCGCACGGGGCCTGATGCCCCAATGGCGGCGTTATAGCGGGCCTTTTCGCGGAAAACCACAAGCGCCGAACAGGCCGGATTTGCGGTCCTGCGCCGCCTATTCGGCGGCTTCTTTCACGTAGCTCGCGGCTTTCTCGCGCATTGTCACGAGCTCTTCCGACGCGGTCGGGTGCACCGCCATGACCGCGTCGAAATCCGCCTTGGCCGCCTTCATCTTTACCGCAATGCCGACGAGCTGGATCATCTCCCCGGCATCCGGCCCGACGATGTGGCAGCCGACCACCCGGTTGGTCGAGCCGTCGACCACCAGCTTGAAGAAAGACCGGGTGTCGCGGGCGGCGAGCGTCGCCTTCATCGGCCGGAAACTGGTCTTGTAGATGTCGACGCGCGCCAGGCGCTTGCGCGCCTCGGCCTCGGTCAGGCCGATGACGCCGACTTCCGGCTCGGAAAAAACCGCGGTCGGGATATCGCTGTGATCGACCTTGGTCTCCTTGCCGCCGAACACGGTATCAGCGAAGGCGTGCCCCTCCCGGATCGCGACCGGCGTCAGCGCGACACGGTCGGTGACGTCGCCCACCGCGTAGATATGCGGCACGCTCGTCCGAGAATAGGCGTCGACCTTGATTGCGCCCTTGTCGTTCAACTGCACGCCCGCCTTCTCAAGGCCGATCCCTTTCACATTCGGCCGGCGGCCGGTCGCGAACATCACCTGATCGACCACAATCGATTCATGGTCTGATAGTCCGACGCAGAGACCATGATCGACCTTCTCGACCGACTCGACGATGTTGTTGGTCACGATCTTGATGCCGCGCCGGGTCATCTCGTTGTGAAGGTGTTCGCGCACATCGTCATCGAATCCGCGCAGGATGTTGTCGCGGCGATAGACCAGCGTGACCTCCGATCCAAGACCGTTGAAGATGCCGGCAAATTCAACGGCGATGTAGCCGCCGCCCTGGATGAGGATGCGCTTGGGCAATTCCTTGAGATGGAAGGCTTCGTTTGAGGAAATAACATGCTCGATGCCGGCGATGTCGGCACCCGGATGCGGCCAGCCGCCGGTGGCGATCAGAATGTGTTTGGCGCGCAAGGTCTCACCGGTCGCGAGCAGCCGCACCGTGTGCGGTCCGTCCAGCACGGCGCGGCTCTTGACAATCTCGACCTTGGCCCGTTCGAGATTGGTCGTATAGGCCGCTTCCAGGCGTGCGATTTCGCGATCCTTGTTCGCGATCAGCGCCGTCCAGTCGAAGGACGGCTCCGGCACCGTCCAGCCATAGCCGGCGGCATCCTCGAATTCGTCGGCGAAGCGCGATGCATAGACCAGAAGCTTCTTCGGCACGCAGCCGCGAATGACGCAAGTGCCGCCCATCCGGTATTCTTCCGCGATCATCACGCGGGCGCCGTGATTGGCCGAAATCCGGGCGGCGCGCACGCCACCAGAGCCTCCGCCGATTACGAACAGATCGACTTCGCGTTCATCCATTGCACTGCATTCCGATTAAACAGCTCCGGCACCGTCAGATCGTGTGGCCCTTCTTTTTCATTTCCGCCCGGAACAGGCTGATCACTTCCTCCGACAGCCGGTTCGCCCAGTCCTGCGCCATCTTCAGCGTCTCATCCACGATCTTGGGCTCCTGCTCGAGCATCTTCTTGCCAAGCGGCGTCTTATAGAAGGCGGCAATTTCCTTGAGCTCCTGCTCACTGAAATGCGAGGCATAGACCTTCGCCGCTTCAATCTTCAGATTGCCGAGACGCAGTCCCAATTGCTTGCGCAGATTGGTCGCGACCTCGTTGAGATCCTTGGACAGGTTGGGGTTGGTCTGAAGGAACACGTTCTTCGCCTGCTCGATCACGCCGGGCACTAGCGGCTCGAACAGCACCATCGAGCCCTTCACATCGAGGATCTCGTTCGCGGCCGCGATCGATGCAGCGGACGGCTGCTGCGCAGATGCCGGCTGTGTCAGCGCGAGGCAGACTCCCCCAATGCATGCAATCCAGCACAAGCGGGCGAATGCTGCGAATCTCATAATTCTAACTCCCGTTGAGTAAGCGATATCAGGGACGTTCAACGACACGGACGCCGTTGACGCCGGCGAGAACGACGGCACTTGCCATGCCAATAAACAGGCCATGCTCGACCACACCCGGAACGGCCGCAAGCCGGTCGGCGAGCGCACGCGGTGCAGGAATGCGTTCAAGCGAGGCGTCGAGGATGAAGTGTCCACCATCCGTGACAAAAGGATGGCCGTCTTTTCCAATGCGCAGAGTGATTACACTGTCTCCGATGCCAAGGGCCGAAATGACCTGGCGGCGGGTCGCAGCAAGGCCGAACGGCACGACCTCGATCGGCAGCGGGAATTTGCCGAGCACAGCCACCCATTTGGATTCATCGGCGATCACGACCATGCGCGCGGATGCCGACGCGACAATCTTCTCGCGCAGCAACGCGCCGCCGCCGCCCTTGATCAGCGTGAGATCCGGCCCGACTTCATCGGCGCCGTCGATCGTCAGGTCGAGTTCGGGAATATCATCGAGCGTTGCCAGCCTGATGCCGCATTTCTCGGCCTGCAGCCGGGTCGCTTCCGAGGTTGGCACCCCCACGACGTCAAATCCCGCCCGCACCTTCTCGCCAAGCAAATCGACAAGATGCCGTGCCGTTGATCCCGTCCCGAGCCCCAGCCGCATGCCCGGCTGGACCCAGTCGAGGGCGCGGGCGGCGGCCTGCCGCTTCTGCAATTCAATATCCATGGGGGCGAGAGGGGGTCCTTAGCGCGTTTGGGTGTCTCTCTAGCCCTGATCCGGCCTAGAACCTAGCCCCCAAATGACCATACCAAGAAGGCCCCTTGCCAGCGCAGGGCGCCGGGGCTAGCGAGGGGCATGTCCCGCCCCATCGTCGTTTTTGACCTCGACGGCACACTTGTCGATACCGCGCCCGACCTGGTCGATACCCTGAACGTAATCCTGACCCGCGAAGGCATTCCGCCGATGGCCTACGACGCCGCGCGGATGCTGATCGGGGGCGGCGTTCGGCCAATGCTGGAGCGCGCGCTGGCCGAACAGAACCGCGCGCTTCCAGTGGCCGAACTCGACGATCTGTTTCAGACATTTCTCAAACACTACGCAGACCATATCGCCGACCGCTCGCGCCCGTTCCCCGGCGTGGAACAGGCGCTGGATATTCTCGCGGAGCGCGGCTGCATGTTGGCGGTCTGCACGAACAAGTTTGAATGGCTGTCGCGCCGGCTGCTCGACGCATTGCAACTCACGCAACGCTTCGCAGCCATTTGCGGGCAGGACACCTTCGAGGTGAAGAAACCGCATCCGGACGTGCTGCGAAAAACGGTTGCGCGCGCTGGCGGCGAGATGATGCAAACCGTCATGGTCGGGGATTCGGCAACTGATATTCGCCTGGCGCAGGCGGCGGAGGTGCCCGTGGTCGCCGTCGATTTTGGCTACACCGACACGCCGGTGGCCGCCTTCCAGCCGGACCGGGTGATCAGCGGCTATGCCGCGCTTCCCGCCACGATCTTCGAACTCGTGCCGATGGCAGGGCGCGGGCGCGCGACCGTTAACCACAATTGAGGCAAAGGGAGGCCTTCGCATGTCCATTGCGGCGGCTATTTCTAAAAATTGCCCCGCGCGATCAATGACTGCCTAACCGTGTTGCACCGGCAGAGCCTCGCCCGTATGGTTAGGTGGGGTGGAACGGCGGTCACGGGCCGCGCGCGAAGGGACGGAATCAACCTTATGCACAAAATGCTAGCGATCGCGGCATGCGGTTTCGCGCTGGCGGCGTGCTCGTCGTCGGGCGATATGCTGAAAACCGCCACGCCGACGGTGCCTCTACAATTTGAATCTGAACCGGCCGGCGCCGAGGTGAAGACCTCGGGCGGGCAGACCTGCAAGACACCTTGCGCGCTTGCGGTGCCTGCGGCCGATTTCATGGCGACCTTCTCGCTGACCGGCTATCAGCCGCAAACCGTCAATGTGAAGATGATGCCACCGGATGATCCGCGCGGCGACAGTGAGACCGCGGCGATCGTGTCAAACCTGCCGCGGTTCGACCCGAGCCCGGTCTACGCCGAACTTGTGAAGGCGCCGCCGCCGCGGCGGCCCGCAAAGAAACCGAGAGTCGCGCGCCCGGCCGCAGAACCGGCACCACCGGCCAGCGCGCCAGCCCCGGCGCAACCCGCCCCGCCGCCGCCCGCAACGTCGCCCTGGCCGCCGGCGGCCAATCCGATCCGATAATTTGCCGACTTTCAGGATTCTGGCAGGCGCAGCCTGCTTGACACCCTTCCGACCGATTCCTTAAATCCCCCACCCTTTGGTCGGGGCGCGTAGCTCAGCGGGAGAGCACTCCCTTCACACGGGAGGGGTCACAGGTTCAATCCCTGTCGCGCCCACCATTTCACATCCAGCCTGTTCCGATTTGTCGCGGCCGTATCACTCAGGTGTGACCCAGTGGTCTTGCTGCGGCGTGAAAATCATGGCTTTAAGTTTTCAAGACTGATTGTCGAAGATGCCGGTTTGAAACGAGAGGATTGAAAATGCTGCGGCGGGATTTTGCTGTCTGTGCGATGGCCTGTACTGCGTTGATGTTTTCCAGTCTGGCGGCGCAGGCGCAGTTTTTGCCTTTTGAAGTCGACGAGCGCTTCACCGGCGGCGCGCCGCGCGGAAAAGTCTACAGCATGTTCGGCATGTCGCCGGTTCCGCGCACGATGGTGAGTTTTTCGAGCGGGGAAAAGCCGGGCACCGTCATCATCAACACGAGTGAGCGCCGACTCTATTACGTTCTCGGCGACGGCCGTGCGATTCGCTACGGCATCGGAGTCGGCCGCGACGGTTTTCGCTGGTCCGGCGTGAAGACGGTCAGCGCCAAGCGCGAATGGCCGGACTGGACGCCGCCGGCGCAGATGCTGCAGCGCCGGCCTGACTTGCCGCGCCATATGCCGGGCGGGCCGGAAAACCCGCTCGGCGCGCGCGCGCTGTATCTGGGCTCGACGCTCTATCGCATTCACGGCTCCAACGAGCCGGAGACAATCGGACAGGCGGTGTCGTCCGGCTGTTTCCGCATGACCAATGACGACGTGATCGATCTCTACAATCGGGTGCGGCTCGGTGCCAAGGTGGTCGTGCTGCGATAGCCGTCGTTTGGATTGACTGAAAGCGTTTTCGAGGCCGTCGCCCTTCGAGGCTTATGCTTCGCGCAAGCACCTCAGGGTGACGGCGATAGTCAACGCGTTTCAATCTGAGGCGTTTCTCAGCGTTGCTGAAACTAGCGGCGAATGCGATCGCGGCTCAGGCCCTTTGCCGCCAGTTCGTCCAGATAATCCTGCCAATAGACATCGTATTTGCGCCCGATTTCGGCAAAGTAGTCCCAGGAATAGATTCCTGTCGAGTGCATGTCGTCAAAGACGAGACGCACCGCATAATTCCCGACCGGCTGGATCTCCAGGATCATCACATCGCGCTTGCCGGGCACGGTCTTGCGTTCGTCCGGCGAATGGCCCTGCACCTCGGCGCTCGGGCTTTTGACCCGCAGATATTCGGCGGCAAGCTCGAAACGCTCGCCATTGTCGAAGGCGACGGTGAGGCTCTTGCGGTCTTTGGCCAGCCGCAGCTCGGTGGGCCAGGGTGTGGGGGATTTCTCGGTCATGATCCTCACATATCGTTCGGCCGGTTCAAAAGCCACTTCGTTGAGCCAGCTCAAAGCCTCTTCAAGAACGGGTTTTACCTGCGCCGCCAAACCCCTATATTGGCGATCTCAGGTGCCAGGCATGACCATACGTCCCAACGATCTCACCCCCTCCACCACGCGCCCTGCCCTCATCGACCCGTTCGCGCGAGCCATCACCTATCTGCGGGTCTCGGTCACCGACCGCTGCGATTTCCGCTGCTTTTACTGCATGTCCGAGCACATGTCGTTTCTGCCGAAGGCGGAATTGCTGTCGCTGGAAGAGCTCGACCGCGTCTGCAGCGCCTTCGTCGCGCGCGGCGTGCGCAAGCTGCGGCTGACCGGCGGCGAGCCGCTGGTGCGGCGCGGCATCATGACGCTGTTTGCCTCGCTGGCGCGCCACCTCGAGAGCGGCGCCCTCGACGAACTGACGCTGACCACCAACGGGTCGCAGCTCGCCAAATATGCGTCCGAACTCAAAAGCTATGGCGTGCAACGCATCAACGTATCGGTGGATACGCTCGACCCGGACAAGTTCCGGACCATCACCCGCTGGGGGGAGCTCGACAAGGTGCTGCGCGGGATCGACGCTGCACTGGCGGCGGGCCTGAAGATCAAGATCAACGCCGTCGCGCTCAAGGACGTGAATGAAGACGAGATTCCGGCGCTGCTGGAATGGGCGCATGGGCGCGGCATGGACCTCACCCTGATCGAGGTGATGCCGCTCGGCGAAGTCGATGGAGACCGGCTCGACCAATACCTCCCGCTGTCGATGGTGCGCGCCCGCCTGGCCGAGCGGTATTCGCTGCAGGAGATCGACTACAGAACCGGCGGGCCTGCGCGCTATATGCAAGTCGCCGAAACCGGCGGGCGGCTCGGCTTCATCACGCCGATGACACATAATTTCTGCGAGAGCTGCAATCGCGTGCGGCTGACCTGCACCGGAACGCTTTTCATGTGCCTGGGGCAGGAAGACGCGGCCGATTTGCGCGGGCCGTTGCGGACCTCCGAGGCCGACGATCTGCTGCATGCCGCAATCGATGCGGCGATCTCCCGCAAGCCCAAGGGTCATGATTTCGTGATCGACCGCCGCCATAAACGGCCGGCCTTGCCCCGGCACATGAGTGTCACCGGCGGCTAGGCTCACCCCTACGACCTAAGTTTTCGTTGACGCCCGGCGCAGGGTCTGAATTAAGCTTGGGCGGGCGCGTCCGAGGGGGAAGCGGACGCCCGTCACCAAGAAAAGCACGGCCACACGCGCTCTCAGAAAAAGCGGGCAGACAGAGGGACGCCTCACAGTGCAAATGCTTCTTGCGCTTAGCCGCGCCATCGATGCCGTCAACTCGCGCCTCGGGCGATGGCTCTCCTGGCTCGTCCTTGTCGTCGTCCTGGTTTCGGCCACCAATGCGACGGTGCGCAAGGTGTTCGACACCTCATCGAATGCCTGGCTCGAATTGCAGTGGATCCTGTTTGGCGTGATCTTCCTTCTATGCTCGCCATGGACGCTGCTGTCGAACGAGCATATCCGCATCGACATCGTGAACAGCATGTTTCCGAAGAAGGTGCGCGACATCATCGACGTCGTCGGCCACGCGCTGTTCCTGCTGCCGCTCACCGTCGTGATGATCATCACCTCCTGGCCGTTCTTCACGCGGTCCTACGCGGTCAACGAGCAATCGCTGAATGCCGGCGGTCTGCCGCAATGGCCGGCCAAATCGCTGATCGTGATCGGCTTCACGCTGTTGTTCTTCCAGGGCATTTCCGAACTGATCAAACGTGTCGCGGTGATGCGCGGCCTTATTCCCGATCCCTACGCTTATGTTCATCATGCGGCCGAAGCAGAGGCGGAGCGGATCGCGGCTGAAATCAAGTCCGCGCGCGAACAGTGAACGGGTGAGCCCAAGATGGTGGAATTTCTGATCCATAACATGGCTCCGATCATGTTTGCGGCCCTCGTGGTGTTTTTGCTGCTGGGCTATCCCGTGGCATTTTCGCTGGCCGCCAACGGCCTGCTGTTCGGCCTGATCGGCATCGAGCTCGGCCTGTTTCGCCCGGATTTTCTGCAGGCCCTGCCCGAGCGCGTCTACGGCGTGATGAACAACGACACGCTGCTCGCGATCCCCTTCTTCACCTTCATGGGGCTGATCCTCGAGCGATCCGGGATGGCGGAGGATCTGCTCGACACCATTGGGCAATTGTTCGGCACCATCCGTGGCGGCCTCGCCTATGCGGTGATCTTCGTCGGCGCCCTGCTCGCCGCCACCACCGGTGTCGTCGCGGCCTCAGTGATCTCCATGGGCCTGATCTCGTTGCCGATCATGCTGCGCTACGGCTACGACCGGCGGGTGGCGACCGGCGTCATCGCCGCCTCCGGCACGCTGGCGCAGATTATTCCGCCCTCGCTCGTGCTTATCGTCATGGCCGACCAGCTCGGGCGCTCGGTCGGCGACATGTATGAAGGCGCCTTCATCCCCGGCCTCGTGCTGTCGGCGCTCTACGCCTTCTATGTTTTCCTGGTGACGATTTTCGCGCCGAAGGCCGCGCCCGGCCTGCCGCTCGAGGCGGTCATCTACAAGGAGCCGAACGGCAAGCGCGGCGTGATATCGTTGTTGATCGTGACCGTCTTCTCGGGCGTTGCCGCCTATCTCTATATGCGCACGACCGACGTGCGCGCCGGCGCGGATTTCGTGGTGCTCACCATGTCGATCGGCGTCAGCATCGCCTTCGCCATCGCAGTCCTGAACCGGCTGTTGCGTCTGCGCCTTCTGTCTGCGCTCGCCGAGCAGGTGATCTTTGTTATGGTGCCGCCGCTGGCGCTGATCTTCCTCGTTCTCGGCACGATCTTCATCGGCGTCGCTACGCCGACCGAAGGCGGCGCTATGGGCGCGGTCGGCGCCCTTGTGCTGGCGATCATGAAGGGCCGTTTGCGCTGGGACCTCGTGCGTCAGGCGAGCGAGTCGACCGCCAAGCTGTCAGCCTTCGTCGTCTTTATCCTGATCGGCGCGCGCGTCTTCTCGCTAACCTTCTACGGCGTCGACGGTCACCGCTGGGTCGAGGAATTGCTGGTTGGGCTTCCAGGCGGACAGACCGGCTTCCTGATCTTCGTTAATCTCTTTGTATTTGTGCTGGCCTTCTTCCTTGATTTCTTCGAGATCGCCTTCATCGTGATCCCGCTTCTGGGGCCGGCGGCCGAACGACTTGGCATCGACCTGATCTGGTTCGGCATCATCCTCGGCGTGAACATGCAGACATCGTTCATGCATCCGCCGTTCGGTTTCGCACTGTTCTATCTGCGATCAGTCGCGCCGCGCGAGCCTTACACCGACCGCGTCACCGGCCTTCGCATGGAGCCGATCACGACCGGGCAGATTTATTGGGGCGCGGTGCCGTTCGTCGTGATCCAGTGCATCATGGTGGCGCTGGTGATCGCCTTCCCCGGCATGGTGATGCACTACAAAGGGACCGGCGCGACCGTCGATCCGTCCAAGGTCAAGATCGACATCCAGATGCCCGACCTGCCGCCGCTGCAATTCGACACACCGCCGAAAATTCAATAGCGGCAAAAAAACCCCGGAGCAGGCTCCGGGGTTTTCAATTGGCATCGGCAGACGTTATCCGCGGCCGCGTGCGCGGATCATGAAAGTGTCGAAGCCGTATTCCGCCACCTGCCACCACAGATATTGATCGCCACGGAAGGTCACCATGGCATCGTAGACCTTCTTGAAGTCCGCGTTATTTGCCGATGTTTCGGCATAGACTTCGTTGGCGGCCTTGTAGCAGGCCTCCATGACCGTCTGCGGGAATGGCCGCAATTGCGCCCCGCTTGCCACCAGCCGCCGCAACGCCGCAGGATTTCCAGCATCATAGCGCGCCATCATTATGGTGTTGGCGATATGCGAGGCCGCATACACGATCGCCTGATAGTTCTTCGGCAGTTCGTTCCATTTCCCGAGATTGACGAAGTTGTGCAGCATCGGGCCGCCTTCCCACCAACCGGGATAATAGTAATACTGGGCGACCTTCTGAAAGCCGAGCTTCTCATCGTCATAGGGGCCAACCCACTCGGCCGCATCGAGCGTTCCCTTTTCCAGCGACGGATAGATATCGCCGCCGGCGAGTTGCTGCGGAACAACGCCGATCTTCTGCACCACCCGGCCGGCAAAGCCGCCGATGCGCATTTTCAGGCCTTTGAGATCGGAAATATCCTTGATCTCCTTGCGGAACCAGCCGCCCATCTGCGCGCCGGTATTGCCAGCCGGAATCGCATGAATGTTGTACTTCTTGTAGAAGGCATTCATCAGGTCCAGGCCGCCGCCTGAATACATCCAGGCATCCATCATGCGCTGGTTGAGGCCGAACGGCACTGCCGTTCCGAAGGCGAAGGTCGGATCCTTGCCGACATAATAATAGGATGCGGTATGGCACATCTCGACGGTGCCGTTGGTGACCGCATCGGCCGCCTGCAGACCGGGCACGATTTCACCCGCTGCGAAAACCTGAATCTGGAACTTGTTGTCGGTCGCTTCCGCTACCGATTTGGCAAAAATCTCGGCGGCGCCGTAAATCGTGTCGAGCGATTTTGGAAAGCTCGAGGTCAGACGCCATTTAATATCCGGCATGGATTGCGCAATCGCGGGCTTTGCAATCGCGCTGGCGGCAAGGCCGACGCCTGCCGCCGTCAGGAATTGACGACGTTTCATTAGCTGATGATCTCCTCTGGTTCCTCCCCGCATTGCGGGACGCACAGCCGGCCTTCTGCGTGCCGGTCGGGTGTCTGCTAGCATGGCTGAGCCGCGGACCGTTATCCAGAGGCTCCTCAAAAAAAAAGCCGGCCCCGAGGGGCCGGCTTCGCCGTAAGCCTGAACCGCTGCTATGTACGGGTGCGGGCGCGGATCATGAAGGTGTCGAATGTGTATTCGGCGACCTGCCACCACAAATACCCGTCGCCCCGGAAAGCGACCAGATTGTCGTAAATCTTCTTGAAGTTGGCGTTGGAAGCCGAAGTTTCCGCGTAAACTTCGTTGGCAGCCTTCAGGCAGGCTTCCATGATCGGCTGCGAGTAGGGACGCAATTGCGCGCCGGACGCGACCAGACGCTTGAGCGCACCCGGGTTCACCGCATCGTATTTGGCAGTGGTCGACAGATTGGCTGTATCGCAGGCACTGCGCAGGATTGCCTGATAGTGCTTCGGCAATTGATTCCACTTGTCGATGTTGATGAAAGCGTGGATCGCGGTGCCGCCTTCCCACCAGCCGGGGTAATAGTAGAACGGCGCGACCTTCTGGAAACCAAGCTTCTCGTCATCGAACGGGCCGACCCACTCGGCGGCATCGATCGTGCCTTTCTCTAGTGCCGGATAGATGTCACCGCCGGCGAGTTGCTGCGGGACGACGCCGAGCTTCTGCAGCACGCGGCCGGCAAAGCCGGCGATGCGGAATTTCAGGCCGCTCAGATCGGAGACATCCTTGATCTCCTTGCGGAACCAGCCACCCATCTGGCAGCCGGTATTGCCGGCCGGAAGCGCATGAATACTGAACTTCTTGTAGAATTCATTGAGCAGCTCGGTGCCGCCGTGCTGATACATCCATGAATTCTGCATGCGCGTGTTCAGGCCGAACGGCATGGCAGACGCGAGCACGAAGGTCGGATCCTTGCCGACATAGTAATACGACGCCGTGTGGCACATCTCGACCGTACCATTGGTCACCGCGTCGGCGGCCTGCAGGCCGGGAACGATTTCGCCGGCCGCGAAGGTCTGGATCTGGAACTTGTTGTCGGTGGCTTCAGCGACGGACTTGGCGATGGTCTCAGCGCCGCCCCAGAGCGTGTCGAGCGACTTCGGGAAGCTCGAGGTCAAGCGCCACTTCACCTCGGGCATTGACTGGGCGATCGCGGGCTTTGCAATCGCGGTTGCCGCGGCGCCGGCGCCGATAGCTGAAATAAATTGCCGACGTTTCATTCTTCCTCTCCATTTCCATTGGATTTCAGCCAGGGACGCCTGATTCTGATCGTTCTT from Pseudorhodoplanes sp. includes these protein-coding regions:
- a CDS encoding TRAP transporter small permease subunit: MQMLLALSRAIDAVNSRLGRWLSWLVLVVVLVSATNATVRKVFDTSSNAWLELQWILFGVIFLLCSPWTLLSNEHIRIDIVNSMFPKKVRDIIDVVGHALFLLPLTVVMIITSWPFFTRSYAVNEQSLNAGGLPQWPAKSLIVIGFTLLFFQGISELIKRVAVMRGLIPDPYAYVHHAAEAEAERIAAEIKSAREQ
- a CDS encoding TRAP transporter substrate-binding protein; this translates as MKRRQFLTAAGVGLAASAIAKPAIAQSMPDIKWRLTSSFPKSLDTIYGAAEIFAKSVAEATDNKFQIQVFAAGEIVPGLQAADAVTNGTVEMCHTASYYYVGKDPTFAFGTAVPFGLNQRMMDAWMYSGGGLDLMNAFYKKYNIHAIPAGNTGAQMGGWFRKEIKDISDLKGLKMRIGGFAGRVVQKIGVVPQQLAGGDIYPSLEKGTLDAAEWVGPYDDEKLGFQKVAQYYYYPGWWEGGPMLHNFVNLGKWNELPKNYQAIVYAASHIANTIMMARYDAGNPAALRRLVASGAQLRPFPQTVMEACYKAANEVYAETSANNADFKKVYDAMVTFRGDQYLWWQVAEYGFDTFMIRARGRG
- a CDS encoding TRAP transporter substrate-binding protein: MKRRQFISAIGAGAAATAIAKPAIAQSMPEVKWRLTSSFPKSLDTLWGGAETIAKSVAEATDNKFQIQTFAAGEIVPGLQAADAVTNGTVEMCHTASYYYVGKDPTFVLASAMPFGLNTRMQNSWMYQHGGTELLNEFYKKFSIHALPAGNTGCQMGGWFRKEIKDVSDLSGLKFRIAGFAGRVLQKLGVVPQQLAGGDIYPALEKGTIDAAEWVGPFDDEKLGFQKVAPFYYYPGWWEGGTAIHAFINIDKWNQLPKHYQAILRSACDTANLSTTAKYDAVNPGALKRLVASGAQLRPYSQPIMEACLKAANEVYAETSASNANFKKIYDNLVAFRGDGYLWWQVAEYTFDTFMIRARTRT
- a CDS encoding TRAP transporter large permease subunit, yielding MVEFLIHNMAPIMFAALVVFLLLGYPVAFSLAANGLLFGLIGIELGLFRPDFLQALPERVYGVMNNDTLLAIPFFTFMGLILERSGMAEDLLDTIGQLFGTIRGGLAYAVIFVGALLAATTGVVAASVISMGLISLPIMLRYGYDRRVATGVIAASGTLAQIIPPSLVLIVMADQLGRSVGDMYEGAFIPGLVLSALYAFYVFLVTIFAPKAAPGLPLEAVIYKEPNGKRGVISLLIVTVFSGVAAYLYMRTTDVRAGADFVVLTMSIGVSIAFAIAVLNRLLRLRLLSALAEQVIFVMVPPLALIFLVLGTIFIGVATPTEGGAMGAVGALVLAIMKGRLRWDLVRQASESTAKLSAFVVFILIGARVFSLTFYGVDGHRWVEELLVGLPGGQTGFLIFVNLFVFVLAFFLDFFEIAFIVIPLLGPAAERLGIDLIWFGIILGVNMQTSFMHPPFGFALFYLRSVAPREPYTDRVTGLRMEPITTGQIYWGAVPFVVIQCIMVALVIAFPGMVMHYKGTGATVDPSKVKIDIQMPDLPPLQFDTPPKIQ